From the Cryptomeria japonica chromosome 2, Sugi_1.0, whole genome shotgun sequence genome, one window contains:
- the LOC131073191 gene encoding BURP domain-containing protein 16-like: MILTDFSPSKYLMSFLPSELAEVMPTFSSENVSQILKVLSILSESNMSRNMVSTLQMCEEKVEEEEVKRCSTSVEGMLEFILSLLGSDVDLLSDMSVVGSGQQVVVTKASERENIVEGKLLVVCHNFVFPYGVTYCHSIKRSEVFDFQLEVMQDNGKVKRNATAVCHYLSDGAGGNQTACHPIYGEIARYYFGRLSLSVASYYYLIWILLITI; this comes from the coding sequence ATGATATTGACGGATTTTAGCCCTTCCAAATATTTGATGTCATTTTTGCCCAGTGAGTTAGCAGAGGTGATGCCGACATTCTCTTCTGAAAATGTTTCTCAAATACTGAAGGTGTTGAGCATACTGAGCGAGTCGAATATGTCCCGCAACATGGTGAGCACGTTGCAGATGTgcgaagaaaaggttgaagaggaagaagtgaagaggtgCAGCACCTCCGTTGAGGGCATGCTAGAATTCATATTGTCCCTTTTGGGATCTGACGTGGACCTGCTTAGTGACATGTCGGTGGTTGGATCCGGGCAGCAAGTCGTTGTTACCAAGGCGAGTGAAAGGGAGAATATCGTCGAGGGTAAGCTGCTCGTGGTGTGTCACAACTTTGTGTTTCCTTACGGGGTGACTTACTGTCATTCTATCAAGCGAAGTGAGGTATTTGACTTCCAGCTGGAGGTTATGCAGGACAACGGAAAGGTTAAAAGGAACGCTACAGCAGTGTGTCATTATTTGTCCGATGGAGCGGGAGGAAATCAGACTGCTTGTCATCCCATCTATGGCGAGATAGCAAGATATTACTTTGGACGCCTAAGCCTAAGCGTGGCTAGTTATTATTACCTCATATGGATACTTCTTATTACTATATGA
- the LOC131053502 gene encoding BURP domain-containing protein 16, giving the protein MAAARGTLLLFVLVGVSAIVLVGGVSSNVAELERERWREKLPEVAIPQTLLARLSPLSLTQMHNFLAGLKKTNATSFDANRFCRSAGLICREDVVFVDQVGSSFTNPHEKHEENVFLDKEELRESGEIILPDLSPPINLISFLPSELSEMMPPFSSANVSQILNLLNIPSESNMSRSMESTLEMCEGRGEEGEVKRCSTSVEGMVEFVVSRLGSDVDLLTDTSVVGSGQRVTVTKASKRENFVGGKPPVTCHNFMFPYGVSYCHSINGSEVFDLQLEVVQDKEKITRNATALCHYLSDGAGANQTACHPVYGEMLLWTPKPKLD; this is encoded by the exons ATGGCGGCTGCAAGAGGCACACTTCTGCTATTTGTGCTGGTTGGAGTTAGC GCAATTGTTTTGGTTGGTGGCGTTAGCAGCAACGTTGCTGAGTTAGAGCGTGAGCGGTGGCGAGAGAAGCTTCCAGAAGTGGCTATACCCCAAACCCTGCTGGCTCGTCTCTCCCCTCTTTCTCTAACACAGATGCACAATTTCTTGGCGGGGCTGAAGAAGACGAACGCTACTTCTTTCGATGCCAACCGATTCTGCCGGTCTGCCGGTTTGATATGCCGTGAAGATGTGGTTTTTGTCGATCAAGTCGGTTCAAGTTTTACGAACCCGCATGAGAAGCACGAGGAAAACGTGTTCCTCGACAAGGAGGAACTGCGGGAGTCGGGGGAAATTATATTGCCGGATCTTAGCCCTCCCATAAATTTGATCTCATTTTTGCCCAGCGAGTTATCAGAGATGATGCCGCCATTCTCTTCTGCAAATGTTTCTCAGATTCTCAATTTGTTGAACATACCTAGCGAGTCGAATATGTCCCGCAGCATGGAGAGCACGTTGGAGATGTGCGAGGGAAGAGGGGAAGAAGGAGAAGTGAAGAGGTGCAGCACATCCGTTGAGGGCATGGTGGAATTCGTGGTGTCTCGTTTGGGGTCTGACGTGGACTTGCTTACTGACACGTCTGTTGTTGGATCCGGTCAGCGGGTGACGGTGACCAAAGCGAGTAAGAGGGAGAATTTCGTCGGGGGTAAGCCGCCGGTAACGTGTCACAACTTTATGTTTCCTTACGGAGTGAGTTATTGTCATTCTATCAATGGGAGTGAGGTGTTTGATCTCCAGTTGGAGGTAGTGCAAGATAAGGAGAAGATTACAAGGAACGCTACAGCACTCTGCCATTATTTATCTGATGGAGCTGGAGCAAATCAGACTGCCTGCCATCCAGTTTACGGGGAGATGCTACTATGGACGCCTAAGCCTAAGCTTGACTAG